In one window of Candidatus Binatia bacterium DNA:
- a CDS encoding alpha/beta fold hydrolase — translation MLRMVVFVHGYDGSAPGHWQRWLFAELQRRGILATFPELPDPQWPECNKWVEQLQAIVAEAPTPVLFVAHSLGCWAIDHLFAQHGSRGVRAALLAAPPSPYLLFEPVQSFFPAPQVRSAWEAVAARSLLVTSDDDPYIEVGEAYEIAQRLGVPIQILPNAGHINIESGFGAWPFALEWVMHTLAQASGA, via the coding sequence ATGCTCCGCATGGTTGTGTTCGTGCACGGCTACGACGGATCTGCCCCCGGCCACTGGCAACGCTGGCTCTTCGCGGAGCTCCAGCGCCGCGGCATTCTTGCGACGTTTCCGGAGCTTCCCGACCCGCAGTGGCCAGAATGCAACAAATGGGTCGAGCAGTTACAGGCCATTGTTGCCGAGGCACCGACCCCAGTGCTGTTTGTCGCTCATTCTCTCGGCTGCTGGGCAATCGATCACTTATTCGCGCAGCACGGCAGTCGTGGAGTTCGCGCGGCACTCCTAGCGGCGCCGCCCTCGCCGTATCTCCTCTTTGAGCCGGTGCAGAGCTTTTTTCCAGCACCGCAAGTGCGCAGCGCCTGGGAGGCAGTTGCCGCGCGCAGCCTCCTGGTGACGTCGGACGACGATCCGTACATTGAGGTCGGAGAAGCGTACGAAATTGCCCAGAGGCTCGGCGTGCCGATTCAGATCCTTCCCAACGCGGGGCATATCAATATCGAGTCCGGCTTCGGCGCCTGGCCGTTTGCCCTTGAGTGGGTAATGCATACTCTGGCGCAGGCCTCGGGTGCGTGA
- a CDS encoding TerC family protein, translating into MEHHWILWVGFNCFVLAMLALDLGVFHRRAHAVSLREAAIWSVVWVVLALAFNGLVYWAWGYERALEFLTGYLIEKSLSVDNLFVFLMIFSYFAVPAIYQHRVLYWGILGALVMRGIFIATGVALMNRFHWMIYVFGGFLVVTGIRLLFSGDKEVEPARNPVVKLVRRVIPVTEDYRGQSFFVRDQRRLWATPLLLVLIVVETTDLVFALDSIPAIFAVTKDPFIVYTSNVFAILGLRALYFLLAGVMDMFRFLQIGLAVVLTFVGTKMLVSEFYKIPIGWSLAVVAGVLSVAVLASLLFPKREGGAEVERVAGTKPGGERVGAPEATPSAKTGSLT; encoded by the coding sequence ATGGAACACCATTGGATTCTCTGGGTCGGCTTCAACTGTTTCGTGCTCGCGATGTTGGCGCTTGACCTTGGTGTCTTCCACCGCCGGGCACACGCAGTGAGCCTCCGTGAAGCAGCCATCTGGAGCGTGGTTTGGGTGGTGTTGGCATTGGCTTTCAATGGCCTCGTTTATTGGGCCTGGGGATATGAGCGAGCACTGGAGTTTCTAACCGGATACCTCATCGAAAAGTCCTTGAGCGTCGACAATCTCTTCGTCTTTCTCATGATTTTCAGTTACTTTGCAGTCCCCGCCATATATCAGCACCGGGTACTGTACTGGGGAATTCTCGGTGCCTTGGTGATGCGGGGCATCTTCATTGCGACGGGTGTGGCGTTGATGAACCGCTTTCATTGGATGATCTATGTCTTCGGCGGCTTCTTGGTGGTTACGGGCATTCGCCTCTTGTTTTCTGGGGACAAAGAGGTCGAGCCCGCGCGCAACCCGGTCGTTAAGCTCGTGCGCCGCGTGATTCCCGTGACTGAGGACTACCGAGGGCAGTCGTTTTTTGTCCGAGACCAGAGGCGGCTGTGGGCAACGCCTTTGCTCCTCGTCCTCATCGTCGTAGAAACCACGGATTTGGTATTCGCTCTCGACTCGATTCCAGCCATTTTTGCCGTCACTAAAGACCCTTTCATTGTGTACACCTCGAACGTCTTTGCGATTCTCGGGCTCAGGGCGCTGTACTTTCTGCTGGCCGGAGTGATGGACATGTTTCGTTTCCTACAAATCGGGCTTGCCGTGGTTCTCACCTTTGTGGGAACAAAGATGCTCGTGTCGGAGTTTTACAAGATCCCTATCGGTTGGTCACTGGCCGTCGTCGCGGGAGTCTTGTCGGTAGCCGTCCTGGCATCGCTGCTGTTTCCCAAACGCGAGGGTGGAGCCGAGGTCGAGCGGGTCGCCGGCACAAAGCCTGGCGGGGAACGCGTCGGGGCTCCGGAAGCCACTCCGTCGGCAAAAACGGGGTCACTCACATAA
- a CDS encoding acyl-CoA thioesterase codes for MGKLQRVARYRVLFADCDPMRIMYYGSYFRLFELGRAELFRTLGHPFPKYIASGLYLAVIETHCRYVRPAVYDDELEVLAGIVDVSGVRLRIDYEIRKPGGELVATGFTRHAVVNEQGRPVRLPIELRRMLSAGTST; via the coding sequence GTGGGCAAATTGCAGCGCGTGGCGAGGTATCGGGTGCTGTTTGCCGATTGCGACCCGATGCGAATCATGTACTACGGGAGCTATTTTCGACTGTTCGAGCTCGGCCGCGCGGAGCTGTTTCGAACGCTTGGCCATCCCTTCCCGAAGTACATTGCGAGCGGTCTTTATCTAGCCGTGATCGAAACCCATTGCCGTTACGTGCGACCGGCAGTGTACGACGACGAGTTGGAAGTTCTTGCCGGCATCGTAGATGTGAGCGGAGTGAGGCTGCGCATCGATTACGAGATTCGCAAGCCAGGGGGCGAGCTTGTTGCTACGGGTTTTACGCGGCACGCAGTAGTCAACGAGCAGGGTCGCCCGGTGCGCCTCCCGATAGAGCTGCGGCGCATGCTGTCGGCAGGC
- a CDS encoding cupin-like domain-containing protein — MHCGRNAAKAGMALLQPAMLAHEGTTLTVQLQPPDTVGMPRHTEVPRVDAVSAEDFRRLYLRQRKPVVLRGLTVDWSPPAFWTFDSLAERYGDALVVAALLSGGTLKEDPRSGVIFERILLRDFMSNVATRRESHYVMAPVWNFPVELKRHYRIPVYCQSAPYLRAKLWLGRAHTVTPLHWDVPHNLIVQLVGRKRWLLFPRSAWLALYPRGLLSGMANFSRVDPEQPDLRRFPRFRSVQAFEAIVEPGETLFIPRGWWHHTRLLNDAVSLNFWWGGYGVALAARASLLFKRLRRIRQNEWA; from the coding sequence ATGCACTGCGGCCGAAATGCCGCGAAAGCGGGGATGGCCTTGCTGCAACCAGCCATGCTTGCTCATGAAGGGACAACATTGACAGTTCAGTTACAACCGCCAGATACGGTGGGCATGCCCCGGCATACAGAGGTACCGCGGGTCGACGCGGTCAGTGCGGAGGACTTCCGGCGACTTTACCTACGGCAACGCAAGCCGGTGGTTTTGCGCGGGCTCACGGTAGACTGGTCCCCGCCAGCGTTCTGGACTTTCGATTCCCTGGCGGAGCGTTACGGCGATGCCCTCGTGGTGGCGGCGTTGCTTTCGGGCGGCACCCTCAAGGAGGATCCCCGATCCGGTGTCATCTTCGAACGTATCCTCTTGCGGGATTTCATGAGCAACGTGGCAACCCGCCGGGAGTCACACTACGTGATGGCGCCCGTGTGGAATTTTCCCGTCGAGCTTAAGCGCCACTACCGGATCCCGGTCTATTGCCAGAGTGCGCCGTACTTGCGAGCAAAACTGTGGCTCGGACGCGCGCATACGGTGACACCGCTGCATTGGGACGTGCCGCACAATCTGATCGTGCAATTAGTGGGTCGCAAACGCTGGCTGCTTTTTCCTCGGTCAGCTTGGTTGGCGCTGTATCCTCGCGGGTTGCTCTCCGGAATGGCGAACTTTTCTCGGGTTGATCCAGAACAGCCCGATCTTCGCCGTTTCCCTCGGTTTCGTTCGGTGCAAGCTTTCGAGGCCATCGTAGAGCCCGGCGAAACCTTGTTTATTCCCCGCGGGTGGTGGCATCACACGCGGCTGTTGAACGATGCCGTCTCGCTCAACTTTTGGTGGGGCGGTTACGGTGTGGCGCTTGCCGCACGTGCTTCGCTGCTGTTCAAACGGCTACGCCGGATCCGCCAAAATGAGTGGGCGTAA
- a CDS encoding radical SAM protein, which produces MSVFNTVALASAYARSLLAFYIDGSPRPFSATFAVTNRCNLRCSYCNSPFLDPTELDLGQIRLLFQRLRRMGIRRLGLAGGEPLLRADFPQIVRTAREVGFWISVNSNLSLFERRGSCLYDANLVYTSLDGPPAVHAATRGDPNAGRVVNAARTLVRAGVPVVAICVVTERNLTAVEPLLQIAEDAGFRVHFQPQCVDTELVRGKPTGSVSPAEWQQFWRLLADEKRRGRPIASSTPYLEALSAWPDFAVSAVYQAHVRCAAGRGYLYIDPQGVAYPCAYTKGKTKGIDLLTEEWTQSWDRDTPCTQCVVGPMLEFNLLFRKPLRTAWEHARTTLSFSGRLIAKHGSLPTAVLPSRKQQGR; this is translated from the coding sequence ATGTCGGTGTTTAACACAGTTGCGCTCGCCTCTGCCTACGCACGGAGCCTGTTGGCGTTTTACATCGACGGTTCCCCCCGCCCGTTCTCTGCCACCTTCGCGGTCACGAATCGCTGCAACTTGCGCTGCAGTTACTGTAACTCCCCATTTCTCGATCCAACCGAGCTCGATCTCGGGCAAATTCGCCTGCTCTTTCAGCGGTTACGCCGCATGGGCATCCGACGCCTAGGGTTGGCGGGAGGCGAGCCCTTGCTCAGAGCCGATTTTCCACAAATCGTGCGTACGGCCCGTGAAGTCGGCTTCTGGATCAGCGTGAATTCGAACCTATCGCTATTCGAGCGGCGAGGAAGTTGCCTGTACGATGCCAACCTCGTGTATACGAGTTTGGATGGCCCACCGGCGGTGCACGCAGCAACACGGGGCGACCCGAACGCCGGCCGTGTCGTCAACGCTGCCCGCACCTTAGTTCGCGCTGGCGTGCCGGTGGTGGCGATTTGCGTCGTAACGGAACGGAATCTCACGGCGGTCGAGCCGCTGCTCCAAATTGCCGAGGATGCCGGTTTTCGAGTGCATTTTCAGCCGCAGTGTGTCGATACCGAGCTGGTGCGCGGCAAGCCGACAGGATCGGTGTCACCGGCGGAGTGGCAACAATTTTGGCGCCTGCTGGCCGACGAAAAACGCCGCGGCCGCCCGATCGCAAGTTCGACCCCGTACCTGGAGGCATTGAGTGCCTGGCCCGACTTCGCAGTCTCGGCAGTCTATCAGGCTCACGTCCGTTGCGCGGCAGGACGCGGCTACCTGTACATCGACCCGCAGGGTGTCGCTTACCCTTGCGCGTACACCAAGGGCAAGACCAAAGGCATCGATTTACTCACGGAGGAGTGGACGCAGAGCTGGGACCGAGATACGCCGTGCACGCAGTGTGTGGTTGGCCCGATGCTGGAATTCAATCTGTTGTTTCGCAAACCGCTGCGCACTGCCTGGGAGCACGCACGCACGACTTTAAGCTTCTCTGGCCGACTGATCGCCAAGCACGGCAGCCTTCCGACCGCCGTGTTACCGAGCCGCAAACAACAGGGACGGTAA
- a CDS encoding amidohydrolase family protein: MIVDAWIQHPSPEFLRHPRFASLRRWVGATELPDEIPLEFTLAALDAAGVDRALITAWWGPEGPAISNDEVAELVRRAPGRLVGIASVDLRSPMAAVRELRRCVRELGMRGLRVLPWLWERPPNHRWYYPLYVECIELGIPFCLQVGHTGPLGPSDPGRPIPYLDEVALDFPELVIVAGHIGYPWTEEMIALATKYPNVFIDTSAYKPKRYPPALREFLRGHGRSKVLFGSNYPMIFPADCLTEIDSLELDEQARRLFLGENACRVFRLAE, translated from the coding sequence ATGATTGTTGACGCATGGATCCAGCACCCGAGCCCCGAGTTCCTACGGCACCCGCGCTTTGCCTCGCTGCGGCGCTGGGTGGGTGCCACTGAGCTGCCGGACGAAATCCCGCTGGAATTTACGCTCGCAGCGCTCGATGCCGCTGGTGTGGACCGTGCGCTGATCACTGCATGGTGGGGGCCGGAAGGGCCGGCCATCAGCAACGATGAAGTTGCCGAGCTCGTGCGCCGTGCGCCCGGGCGTCTCGTCGGCATTGCGTCCGTGGACTTGCGCTCCCCGATGGCTGCGGTGCGCGAGTTGCGTCGTTGCGTGCGCGAGCTGGGGATGCGCGGCCTTCGCGTTCTGCCCTGGCTGTGGGAACGCCCGCCGAATCACCGCTGGTACTACCCCCTTTATGTGGAGTGCATTGAGCTGGGCATCCCCTTTTGCCTTCAGGTGGGGCACACCGGGCCCTTGGGACCATCAGACCCTGGACGGCCCATTCCATATCTGGACGAGGTGGCGCTGGATTTTCCTGAGCTTGTCATCGTCGCCGGCCATATTGGCTACCCCTGGACGGAGGAGATGATCGCGCTCGCGACCAAGTACCCGAATGTTTTTATCGATACTTCGGCTTACAAACCAAAACGGTATCCACCGGCATTGCGCGAGTTTTTGCGCGGGCACGGCCGCTCCAAGGTTCTCTTTGGGAGCAACTACCCAATGATTTTCCCTGCCGACTGCCTCACCGAGATCGATTCTCTGGAACTCGACGAGCAAGCGCGCCGACTGTTTCTGGGCGAAAACGCTTGTCGCGTGTTTCGCCTCGCTGAGTGA
- a CDS encoding universal stress protein, whose translation MRIVIGYDGSDSARHAVDDLAYAGLPAGSVAKVITVADVWLPPEPEKNEIPLPDPVSKGRALAKQALAEAAALAEDGARLVRAKFPSWEVQWEARADSPGWGLIKAAEEWNADLLVVGSHGKGAASRLFLGSVSLKVATEAHCSVRIGRPRPQPVANELRLLLAYDGSPYAEAALAAIAQRHWPLGTTVLVVAVIEPRTMSDLASEDSPLRQWLDPRDRDARAPFERMMQSVQQRLREANITASSHLIEGDPKRELIAEQERIGADCMFVGARGLNFLQRFLLGSVSAAMAIRARCSVEITRPRN comes from the coding sequence ATGAGAATTGTCATTGGGTACGACGGTTCAGACAGTGCGCGCCACGCGGTGGACGATCTTGCCTATGCCGGGTTGCCGGCAGGATCGGTTGCCAAAGTCATCACGGTCGCCGACGTCTGGCTCCCACCGGAGCCGGAGAAAAACGAGATTCCGCTGCCCGATCCGGTTTCCAAAGGTCGAGCCCTCGCCAAGCAAGCACTGGCCGAAGCTGCGGCGCTTGCAGAAGACGGGGCGAGGCTCGTGCGGGCAAAGTTCCCGAGCTGGGAGGTTCAGTGGGAGGCGCGGGCCGACTCACCCGGATGGGGCCTGATCAAAGCGGCAGAGGAATGGAATGCGGATTTGCTGGTGGTGGGCTCCCACGGCAAGGGCGCTGCCAGCCGGCTGTTCTTGGGCAGCGTTTCCCTGAAGGTGGCTACCGAAGCGCACTGCTCCGTGCGCATTGGCCGGCCTCGCCCACAGCCAGTAGCAAACGAGCTCCGCCTTCTCCTGGCGTACGATGGCTCGCCGTACGCGGAAGCCGCCCTCGCTGCGATCGCCCAGCGGCATTGGCCGTTGGGCACCACGGTGCTCGTCGTGGCGGTGATCGAGCCGCGGACGATGAGCGATCTCGCATCCGAGGACTCTCCCCTGCGGCAGTGGCTCGACCCGCGCGATCGAGATGCCCGCGCCCCTTTCGAACGCATGATGCAAAGCGTGCAGCAACGCCTCCGGGAGGCCAACATCACGGCCTCATCCCACCTCATTGAGGGAGATCCCAAACGGGAGCTAATTGCAGAGCAGGAGCGCATCGGAGCAGACTGTATGTTCGTCGGAGCGCGCGGCCTGAACTTTCTCCAACGCTTTTTGCTCGGCAGCGTTTCTGCCGCGATGGCAATTCGAGCACGCTGCTCGGTGGAAATTACCCGCCCGCGGAACTGA
- a CDS encoding MMPL family transporter, translated as MRRVLDNDHLSGRKAEQLSDTSSDLWGEFASVERYIRFIVARRYWVILTTVAVTAFFAAQLGKLHLEIRRRANLPEAHPYVQVQNRITDLFGGEAVVVIGAAATRGTIYTPEFLGKVFRVCQQLRDTPGVLQTSLFCMGAPYVKTVRAGADDSMDVQPLMEGVPTTSEEAEEIRRRVEADRFLRDNLVSHDGTATVIVVEFDDRLNDKQIFALIEQILAPERDDSVRFALAGAPVLRAWLAKYTALIGVLLPLAVVVIGLVHFEAFRTIQGMVLPLVTAVLAVVWSLGLMGLAGYPMDTWSALTPVVILAVAAGHAVQILKRYYEEFDLVRNSHEAIVRSIVAVGPVMVIASVIAAAGFASLTTFGITSVRVFGMLMASGILSALVVELTFTPACRALLPAPKLRETTREKTHGWLDQLLERLSNFVSQRPRTVLAIALALFIVAILGALRVQVDNSFRYWFSPATQVRLDDAFLNEKLPGTASLRILIEGEQEGVLKQPAVLQAISDLEDFLAADPTLGGISSIAGHVKRMHQAMNHDDPAFYRIPDNPRLISQYLLLYGMSAGPDSLSAFVDAGYQRAVIRSLSKTDTAAYSHALIARLRDFIEQRFRGLPVKVGLVGGTLGVQTAMNDTVVHDKIVNVAQIATIIFVLASLVLRSAVGGLFVLLPLSLAVAFNLGLMGWCGIWLDMTTAAITAMGVSIGADFAIYLIFRIREELRKLGDLHEAVRASLRTSGKAIFFVSSAVALGYMVLPFSGFSLWIRLGALTATIVAVSALGAVTIIPALSLIVRPKFLAASPGCGRVSAQAERAVGARSFESTWECANRAVGKALASACA; from the coding sequence ATGAGACGTGTACTTGACAATGATCACTTATCCGGACGAAAAGCTGAGCAACTTTCAGATACTTCCAGTGACCTCTGGGGAGAGTTTGCATCGGTGGAAAGATACATCCGCTTTATCGTTGCTCGGCGTTATTGGGTGATCCTGACCACTGTGGCGGTTACCGCCTTTTTTGCCGCACAGTTAGGCAAACTGCACTTGGAGATTCGCCGACGAGCGAATTTGCCGGAAGCACACCCGTATGTGCAGGTGCAAAATCGCATTACCGACTTGTTCGGTGGCGAAGCGGTGGTTGTGATCGGAGCGGCCGCTACGCGCGGCACGATTTACACACCGGAATTTCTCGGCAAAGTGTTTCGCGTTTGTCAGCAGCTTCGCGATACGCCCGGGGTGCTGCAAACGAGCCTGTTTTGCATGGGAGCGCCATACGTGAAAACCGTGCGGGCTGGGGCCGATGACTCCATGGATGTGCAACCCTTGATGGAAGGGGTTCCGACAACATCGGAGGAAGCCGAAGAAATTCGTCGCCGCGTGGAGGCAGATCGCTTTCTTCGAGATAACCTCGTGTCGCACGACGGAACCGCGACGGTCATTGTCGTCGAGTTCGACGACCGGCTGAATGACAAGCAAATCTTCGCCTTGATCGAGCAAATTCTTGCCCCTGAGCGTGACGATTCGGTGCGCTTCGCCTTGGCGGGAGCTCCCGTACTGCGAGCCTGGCTGGCAAAGTATACCGCGCTGATCGGAGTCTTGCTACCGCTGGCTGTTGTTGTCATCGGGTTGGTGCACTTTGAGGCCTTTCGCACCATTCAAGGCATGGTGCTGCCGCTCGTCACCGCCGTACTGGCAGTTGTTTGGTCCCTCGGGCTCATGGGCCTGGCGGGATATCCGATGGATACGTGGAGTGCGCTGACACCGGTGGTCATTTTGGCAGTAGCCGCCGGGCACGCAGTGCAAATTCTCAAGCGTTACTACGAAGAATTCGACCTCGTGCGCAACAGCCATGAGGCTATTGTCCGTTCGATCGTGGCCGTAGGCCCAGTGATGGTCATTGCCAGCGTGATTGCTGCCGCCGGGTTCGCCTCGCTGACAACCTTTGGCATCACGAGCGTGCGCGTCTTCGGCATGCTCATGGCCAGCGGAATTCTCAGTGCTTTAGTTGTAGAACTGACGTTTACGCCAGCATGTCGTGCGCTGTTGCCCGCACCCAAGCTGCGGGAAACAACGCGGGAGAAGACCCACGGTTGGTTAGATCAGCTGCTTGAGCGTTTATCCAATTTTGTCTCTCAGCGCCCTCGCACCGTGCTGGCCATTGCTCTCGCCTTGTTCATCGTTGCCATACTCGGAGCATTGCGTGTCCAAGTGGATAACAGCTTCCGCTACTGGTTCTCTCCGGCTACGCAAGTTCGCCTCGACGATGCTTTTCTGAACGAGAAGCTTCCGGGCACAGCGTCGTTGCGAATCCTGATCGAGGGAGAGCAAGAGGGCGTGCTCAAGCAGCCGGCGGTGTTGCAGGCCATTAGCGATTTGGAGGATTTCCTCGCTGCCGATCCGACCCTCGGCGGGATCAGCTCCATTGCGGGCCACGTGAAGCGAATGCATCAAGCGATGAACCATGACGATCCGGCGTTTTACCGCATTCCCGACAACCCTCGTCTCATTAGCCAGTACTTGTTGCTGTACGGCATGTCCGCTGGTCCAGACAGCTTGAGCGCATTCGTAGACGCGGGCTATCAGCGTGCGGTGATTCGTTCCTTAAGCAAGACGGACACCGCCGCGTACTCCCATGCCTTAATCGCCCGCCTGCGTGATTTCATCGAGCAGCGCTTCCGTGGCTTACCCGTGAAAGTCGGATTGGTTGGTGGCACTCTCGGCGTGCAGACCGCGATGAACGACACGGTGGTGCACGACAAGATCGTAAACGTCGCGCAAATTGCCACGATCATCTTTGTCTTGGCAAGCTTAGTGTTGCGCTCTGCCGTCGGAGGATTGTTCGTGCTTCTGCCGCTTTCCCTAGCGGTGGCCTTCAATCTTGGATTGATGGGGTGGTGCGGGATTTGGCTCGACATGACCACTGCGGCAATCACTGCGATGGGCGTGAGCATTGGTGCCGACTTCGCGATTTACCTGATTTTTCGGATTCGCGAGGAATTGCGCAAATTGGGCGACTTGCACGAGGCTGTGCGGGCGAGCTTGCGCACCTCGGGGAAGGCAATCTTTTTCGTGTCCTCGGCCGTGGCGCTGGGCTACATGGTGCTTCCGTTTTCCGGGTTTAGCTTGTGGATCCGGCTGGGGGCGCTGACCGCGACGATTGTAGCTGTAAGCGCTCTGGGGGCGGTGACGATCATCCCGGCGTTGAGCCTGATTGTGAGGCCTAAATTCCTGGCGGCCTCGCCGGGCTGTGGCCGAGTTTCCGCTCAAGCTGAACGGGCAGTGGGCGCACGTAGCTTCGAGAGCACTTGGGAATGCGCAAACCGCGCAGTAGGCAAGGCTCTGGCTAGTGCTTGCGCCTAA
- a CDS encoding UbiA family prenyltransferase yields MASVLESATKSGAQREGASDAELLGAARAAFAILGSLAERIKRFEGALLAINLSLLAVASGTLAAKAQLAALSVLTLAALYGFNDFWDAKADIHNPRKQRWLVELYLAQRTATAAALVGLHLLCALLALTAGGTSLLLAVVALFAVNVSYSLVLKGVPVVDVIWCGIWGATYTAMIGTGSEILVLVGIMTAVCHVYQTLVDRSVDARNGIGTIAARTATAVPITLLVLCGFLAVVLSGYFQLPWGGALSAFTPVAPYYLVASRNAAWLLTKVYFGGLWLVILSRLDVGV; encoded by the coding sequence ATGGCCTCGGTGCTCGAGTCGGCGACGAAAAGTGGCGCCCAGCGCGAAGGCGCCAGCGATGCGGAACTTCTTGGGGCAGCTCGTGCCGCGTTCGCAATCCTCGGTTCGCTCGCGGAGCGGATCAAACGCTTCGAGGGGGCATTGCTCGCGATCAACTTATCCCTCCTGGCAGTGGCCAGTGGAACCTTGGCGGCGAAGGCCCAGTTGGCAGCCCTTTCGGTACTGACCCTGGCTGCGCTTTACGGCTTCAACGACTTCTGGGACGCGAAAGCCGACATCCACAATCCCCGCAAGCAGCGTTGGCTCGTCGAGTTGTATCTAGCGCAGCGTACGGCCACTGCGGCCGCACTGGTCGGGTTACACTTGCTCTGTGCCTTGCTCGCTCTCACGGCAGGAGGCACGTCACTGCTGCTGGCGGTGGTCGCGCTGTTCGCTGTCAACGTGTCGTACTCCCTGGTCCTCAAGGGCGTACCCGTCGTCGACGTGATTTGGTGCGGCATTTGGGGCGCCACCTACACCGCCATGATCGGCACAGGCAGCGAGATCCTTGTGCTCGTCGGCATTATGACTGCGGTGTGCCACGTGTATCAAACCCTCGTCGATCGCAGCGTGGACGCGCGTAACGGCATCGGCACGATTGCCGCCCGCACCGCGACGGCTGTACCGATCACACTCCTCGTACTCTGTGGGTTTTTGGCAGTCGTGCTCTCCGGCTACTTCCAGTTGCCGTGGGGAGGGGCATTGTCGGCCTTCACACCGGTGGCCCCCTATTATCTCGTCGCCAGCCGCAACGCAGCGTGGCTACTCACCAAAGTTTACTTTGGTGGGTTGTGGCTCGTCATTTTGAGTCGTTTGGATGTCGGTGTTTAA
- a CDS encoding amidase, with protein sequence MDLRFASAADLARMIRRGDLSPVELMQFTLERLEQVNPKLNAFVAQHPAERLLEAARAVETRLARKEEVGPLAGLPLGVKDLEDTVGLPTTHGSLLFRDRVATRDTIQVARLKQAGAIVVGKTNTPEFGYTAFSSNRVFGATRNPWDLERTPGGSSGGSSAAVAGGLVPLATASDGGGSVRIPAAFTGLVGLKPSQGRIPWGPEEALRFSHCIVSGPLTRTVEDAALWLDVTVGPHPEDPFSLPHPGISYQEVIRREPPRLRIGYSLTLGYARPARAVENAVEAALRALEKAGHVVEPVEVKLEDIVLDWARLMSVEDYAFHGAHFHDEELLDPGYRMGVELAKHLRPADLGDVLRQRARLVSTLEEILARYDLLATPTTAVEPFAAEGPIPLEVDGEPVSTPGGAIAYTYPFNFSGHPAISLRAGLSPAGLPIGIQFVAPRFREDLLLQVAAEFEQILPWAKDWPQL encoded by the coding sequence ATGGACTTACGCTTTGCCTCCGCTGCTGACCTGGCGCGCATGATTCGCCGTGGGGATCTCTCGCCAGTAGAACTGATGCAGTTCACCCTCGAGCGCCTGGAACAAGTGAACCCGAAGCTCAATGCCTTCGTGGCGCAGCATCCTGCGGAGCGTCTGCTAGAGGCCGCGCGCGCGGTGGAGACGCGCCTTGCACGCAAAGAAGAAGTGGGCCCTTTGGCGGGACTGCCGCTTGGCGTCAAAGATTTGGAAGACACTGTCGGCTTACCCACGACGCACGGCTCACTCCTGTTTCGTGATCGTGTGGCCACGCGGGATACGATCCAAGTGGCGCGCCTGAAACAAGCGGGCGCAATCGTGGTGGGCAAAACCAATACGCCAGAGTTTGGGTACACCGCGTTTTCTAGTAATCGCGTCTTCGGAGCCACGCGCAATCCATGGGATTTAGAACGAACACCCGGTGGCTCCAGCGGGGGATCATCTGCAGCCGTTGCTGGTGGCCTGGTGCCCCTCGCGACTGCCTCCGACGGTGGCGGTTCGGTGCGTATCCCGGCGGCCTTTACTGGCTTGGTCGGGCTCAAGCCGTCGCAAGGGAGGATTCCATGGGGGCCGGAAGAGGCGTTGCGGTTCTCGCACTGCATTGTCAGCGGGCCGCTCACACGGACGGTGGAGGATGCTGCCTTGTGGCTCGACGTTACTGTCGGCCCTCACCCCGAGGACCCCTTCTCGCTGCCGCACCCAGGTATCTCGTACCAAGAGGTGATTCGTCGGGAGCCGCCGCGGCTGCGCATCGGCTACTCGCTCACGCTTGGGTATGCCCGTCCGGCGCGGGCGGTCGAGAACGCTGTGGAGGCGGCGCTGCGCGCGCTCGAGAAGGCGGGCCACGTGGTGGAGCCCGTGGAGGTGAAGCTTGAGGATATCGTGCTCGACTGGGCACGCCTCATGTCGGTGGAAGACTACGCGTTTCACGGCGCGCACTTTCATGACGAAGAACTCCTCGACCCTGGCTACCGCATGGGTGTCGAGTTGGCCAAGCACTTGCGGCCGGCGGACTTGGGCGATGTGTTGCGGCAGCGTGCGCGCCTGGTGTCCACCTTGGAGGAAATTTTGGCGCGCTACGATCTTCTGGCCACGCCGACGACGGCTGTTGAACCGTTCGCGGCGGAGGGCCCCATTCCCTTGGAGGTCGACGGCGAACCCGTCAGCACGCCGGGCGGTGCGATCGCCTACACGTATCCGTTCAATTTCTCGGGTCACCCGGCAATCTCCTTGCGTGCCGGACTTAGTCCAGCCGGCCTGCCCATTGGGATTCAGTTCGTGGCGCCACGGTTTCGCGAGGATTTGCTTTTGCAAGTGGCGGCCGAATTCGAGCAAATTTTGCCGTGGGCAAAAGATTGGCCTCAGCTTTGA